From a single Rhodococcus qingshengii JCM 15477 genomic region:
- a CDS encoding benzaldehyde dehydrogenase, with protein MTNLLAHQQWHGKIFDGQWIDGGGDTVESLEPATGEVLGVIGTATAADIDRAAHIASAAQPAWAATIGQARASVIRKAAQILEAERAEVERWLIREGGSVPGKAAFEVDLVISELWEASALPTQPFGHLLPASQEGRTSIARRVPLGVVGVISPWNFPLLLAMRAVAPALALGNGVVLKPDVQTAISGGAVIAELFTSAGLPEGLLHVLAGDAEPGQALCESPSIAMVSFTGSTAVGRQVGATAGRTLKRVSLELGGNNALIVLDDADLDAASSAGAWGSFLHQGQVCMTAGRHIVLESVADQYLDLLAKRAAVLPVGDPNTGDVALGPLINARQIANVDRIVQGTKAAGAEIRAGGTYEGLFYQPTVLAGVTSDMPAFREEIFGPVAPVVIVKDEDEAVRSANDSEYGLVAAIQTGSVERGERIADRLRTGIVHINDQTLNNDAYAPFGGTGASGNGARFGTQSSWDEFTTWQWRTSRPAAQTFPF; from the coding sequence GATTTTCGACGGCCAATGGATCGACGGAGGCGGTGACACCGTCGAGTCGCTCGAACCAGCTACCGGCGAGGTGCTCGGTGTGATCGGCACGGCGACTGCTGCGGATATCGATCGAGCGGCACACATCGCGTCGGCCGCGCAGCCGGCGTGGGCGGCGACGATCGGGCAGGCTCGCGCTTCGGTGATCCGTAAGGCAGCGCAGATTTTGGAAGCCGAGCGAGCCGAGGTGGAGCGCTGGTTGATCCGTGAAGGTGGTTCCGTACCAGGGAAAGCCGCATTCGAAGTTGATCTTGTCATCTCCGAACTGTGGGAAGCCTCGGCACTGCCGACACAGCCGTTCGGGCACCTTCTGCCCGCCAGCCAGGAGGGGCGCACGAGCATCGCTCGCCGGGTGCCCCTGGGTGTGGTCGGCGTGATCAGCCCGTGGAATTTCCCGCTTCTCCTCGCCATGCGCGCTGTCGCCCCCGCCTTGGCGCTCGGAAATGGCGTCGTTCTCAAGCCGGATGTTCAAACCGCGATCAGCGGGGGTGCGGTCATCGCGGAATTGTTCACGTCCGCAGGTCTTCCCGAAGGCCTCCTGCATGTGCTCGCCGGTGACGCGGAACCTGGTCAGGCATTGTGCGAGAGCCCGAGCATCGCGATGGTGTCCTTCACGGGTTCGACCGCCGTCGGCCGTCAGGTCGGGGCAACTGCCGGTCGCACGCTCAAGCGTGTCTCGCTGGAACTGGGTGGGAACAATGCGCTGATCGTCCTCGACGACGCAGACCTGGATGCCGCGAGCTCGGCGGGCGCGTGGGGTTCGTTCCTGCATCAGGGGCAGGTCTGCATGACCGCAGGCCGCCACATCGTGTTGGAATCGGTCGCCGATCAGTACCTGGACCTGCTGGCCAAGCGCGCAGCGGTCCTGCCGGTCGGGGATCCCAATACAGGCGACGTCGCTCTCGGACCGCTCATCAACGCGCGGCAGATTGCGAACGTCGATCGAATCGTCCAGGGCACCAAGGCGGCCGGCGCCGAAATCCGCGCCGGTGGAACATACGAAGGGCTCTTCTATCAGCCGACCGTCCTGGCCGGAGTCACCTCGGACATGCCCGCGTTCCGTGAAGAAATCTTCGGGCCCGTGGCGCCCGTCGTGATCGTCAAGGACGAAGACGAGGCAGTCAGGTCGGCCAATGACAGCGAATACGGTCTGGTTGCTGCCATTCAAACAGGATCGGTTGAACGCGGCGAGCGGATCGCGGACCGACTGCGTACCGGCATCGTGCACATCAACGATCAGACTTTGAACAACGATGCCTATGCACCATTCGGTGGCACGGGTGCCTCCGGAAACGGCGCGAGATTCGGAACTCAAAGCAGTTGGGACGAATTCACCACCTGGCAGTGGCGAACCAGCCGGCCAGCGGCGCAGACCTTCCCCTTCTGA
- a CDS encoding GlcG/HbpS family heme-binding protein: MNHRIYTRLPRTLAVAVPVVAILASAACSTTDTPVANASSTTSITATQQPAATGDSAIVTQNRLSADAAVKAAGAALAKCRADGLGFVTVSVVDRAGNVIAMVRGDNAAQHTVEASREKAYTSAAFGADTSDLSQRTKGEGSTIADLPGTLFLAGGVTLKAGAGAIAGIGVGGAPDGMQDQACAAAGRDAIASSLG, from the coding sequence ATGAACCACCGCATTTACACACGACTTCCCCGTACGCTCGCTGTCGCCGTTCCGGTTGTCGCAATCCTTGCCAGCGCCGCATGCTCGACCACCGACACACCGGTGGCGAACGCATCGAGCACGACGTCGATTACTGCCACGCAGCAGCCTGCCGCGACCGGTGATTCGGCGATTGTCACTCAGAATCGACTCAGTGCCGACGCAGCAGTGAAGGCTGCTGGTGCGGCCCTGGCGAAATGCCGCGCCGACGGTCTCGGCTTCGTCACCGTCTCCGTCGTAGACCGCGCGGGAAATGTCATCGCCATGGTGCGCGGCGACAACGCAGCCCAGCACACGGTGGAAGCCTCACGCGAGAAGGCATACACCTCTGCAGCTTTCGGAGCCGACACCAGTGACCTCTCGCAGCGTACCAAAGGCGAAGGATCAACCATCGCCGACCTTCCCGGCACTCTCTTCCTTGCAGGTGGAGTCACATTGAAGGCTGGAGCCGGGGCGATCGCCGGTATCGGTGTCGGTGGCGCTCCAGACGGAATGCAGGACCAAGCGTGTGCTGCCGCAGGTCGTGATGCGATCGCTTCGTCACTCGGCTGA
- a CDS encoding sensor histidine kinase, producing MNADAERGLRGPLAYAIHASFFVLLSTSGVRYVTVHGTSGRFGVVLVLAVVLALLYAVMATVSSRDVVRQRLWMWPVLSAWAALVWLAPSFAWCAFPVLFLCIRLYPSKIAYSLVGILGVLAGIAFYRVTGRAELVTLLGPLCTAALVAAAYGQMERDARERLRLLRQVAEAQSALADTERAAGVAAERERLAREIHDTVTQGLASALLRLEAAEQTWNTTGSPSRADVDAAAENIRTSLMQSRDLVHDLAPTKGGTGDFDALVVAAARQFVPAVRIRTVGEADILPSDVAHAVVRVVSSASSNIARHARAETAGVTITYLDHSVSVDIFDDGVGFDPGKLADHSRYGGYGLRAMRSRVAQLGGSFTVESAPGDGTVVAAQFPLERRIR from the coding sequence ATGAACGCCGACGCCGAACGCGGCCTACGCGGCCCGTTGGCGTATGCGATCCACGCGTCGTTCTTCGTACTGCTGTCTACATCGGGAGTTCGGTACGTCACAGTCCACGGGACCAGCGGTCGGTTCGGGGTTGTACTCGTCCTGGCCGTGGTCCTCGCCCTGCTCTACGCCGTCATGGCCACGGTGTCCTCGCGAGATGTGGTTCGCCAACGGCTGTGGATGTGGCCGGTACTGAGCGCATGGGCAGCGCTGGTCTGGCTTGCCCCGAGTTTCGCGTGGTGTGCGTTTCCCGTTCTCTTCCTCTGCATTCGTCTGTATCCGAGCAAGATCGCCTACTCCCTCGTCGGGATCCTGGGCGTCCTCGCCGGTATCGCGTTCTACCGGGTCACCGGTCGTGCCGAATTGGTGACACTTCTCGGGCCGCTGTGCACCGCGGCACTGGTCGCGGCCGCGTACGGGCAGATGGAACGCGATGCCCGAGAACGCCTTCGGCTTCTGCGTCAGGTAGCAGAAGCGCAATCTGCATTGGCAGATACCGAACGCGCTGCCGGCGTTGCCGCTGAGCGAGAGCGCCTCGCGCGCGAAATCCACGACACAGTTACCCAGGGACTGGCGAGCGCCCTTCTACGGCTCGAGGCAGCCGAACAAACGTGGAATACAACGGGTTCGCCGTCTCGAGCCGATGTCGATGCCGCAGCAGAGAACATCCGAACGAGCTTGATGCAGAGTCGCGACCTCGTCCACGATCTGGCGCCGACCAAGGGCGGTACGGGCGACTTCGACGCCTTGGTCGTGGCCGCCGCCCGCCAGTTCGTCCCGGCCGTTCGGATCCGCACCGTCGGTGAAGCCGACATCTTGCCCTCGGACGTAGCTCATGCCGTCGTGCGAGTGGTCTCGAGCGCGTCCTCCAACATCGCCCGCCACGCTCGCGCCGAAACGGCGGGCGTGACGATCACGTATCTCGACCACTCCGTCTCCGTAGACATCTTCGACGACGGCGTCGGCTTCGATCCGGGAAAGCTCGCCGACCATTCTCGGTACGGTGGATACGGCCTGCGTGCGATGCGAAGCCGCGTCGCACAGCTCGGCGGATCGTTCACCGTGGAAAGTGCACCGGGAGACGGCACCGTCGTCGCGGCCCAGTTCCCTCTCGAACGGAGGATCCGGTGA
- a CDS encoding NDMA-dependent alcohol dehydrogenase → MRTRGAVIRQAPGTYEVVDLELDSPRSGELTVKMVASGLCHSDDHIASGDHGVGRYPICGGHEGAGIVVEVGPNTEGWSEGDHVVFSFLAACGRCRWCASGIQNLCDNGAAIMTGSRPGETSSYRMSLDGQPVAQTCGLSTFSEYTTVSTLSAVKVDKHLPLDALCLLGCGVGTGWGAAVNSAQVYPGQTVIVMGVGGIGINAVQGASHAGAAHVIAVDPVAFKRDSALKLGATHAVATMEEATDIARSFTNGQGADSAIVTVGVTTGEHVAQAFSSIRKAGTCVVTGLGKMTDVGIPVSLMELTLYQKRIQGSLFGASNPTADIPWMIDLYTSGKLELDGLITNRYTLDQINDGFADMHAGRNLRGIIAF, encoded by the coding sequence TTGCGCACTCGTGGAGCCGTCATTCGCCAAGCACCAGGCACATACGAGGTGGTCGATCTCGAACTCGATTCACCCCGCAGCGGCGAACTCACTGTCAAAATGGTCGCCTCAGGCCTGTGCCACTCGGACGATCACATCGCCAGCGGCGACCACGGAGTCGGCCGCTACCCCATCTGCGGCGGACACGAAGGCGCCGGAATCGTCGTCGAGGTCGGGCCGAACACGGAAGGATGGTCCGAGGGCGATCATGTCGTGTTCTCGTTCCTCGCCGCCTGCGGCCGTTGCCGTTGGTGTGCAAGCGGAATCCAGAACCTCTGCGACAACGGCGCCGCCATCATGACCGGCAGCAGACCCGGCGAAACCTCTAGTTACAGAATGTCTCTCGACGGTCAGCCCGTCGCACAAACCTGCGGCCTGTCCACCTTCAGTGAATACACCACGGTCAGCACTCTCTCGGCTGTGAAAGTCGACAAGCACCTGCCACTCGACGCTTTGTGTCTGCTCGGCTGCGGCGTCGGAACCGGTTGGGGCGCCGCGGTCAACTCCGCTCAGGTGTATCCCGGGCAGACGGTCATCGTCATGGGCGTCGGCGGAATCGGAATCAACGCGGTGCAGGGCGCCTCGCATGCCGGCGCCGCCCACGTGATCGCGGTGGACCCGGTTGCGTTCAAGCGCGACAGTGCATTGAAGTTGGGCGCCACCCATGCCGTGGCCACCATGGAGGAAGCCACCGACATAGCGCGCTCGTTCACCAACGGCCAGGGCGCGGATTCGGCCATCGTCACCGTCGGTGTCACCACCGGAGAACATGTCGCGCAGGCATTCTCGTCGATCCGCAAGGCAGGAACCTGCGTGGTCACCGGCCTCGGGAAGATGACGGACGTCGGAATTCCCGTGAGCCTGATGGAACTCACGCTGTACCAGAAGAGAATTCAGGGATCCCTGTTCGGTGCATCCAATCCCACCGCCGACATTCCCTGGATGATCGATCTCTACACCAGCGGCAAGCTCGAACTCGACGGACTGATCACCAACCGATACACCCTCGACCAGATCAACGACGGTTTCGCCGACATGCATGCCGGTCGCAACCTCCGTGGAATCATCGCCTTCTGA
- a CDS encoding response regulator, translating to MTTTIRVFLVDDHLVVRAGLRALLNTQPDVEVVGEASSGEEAATAIPSASPDLVMMDLDMGTGMHGAEAIKRLRSDGVDVPVLVFTTYDTDADVVRAVDAGAIGYLLKDSTPDEIFGAVRGAVAGRSVLSPAVASRLVQQMQRPQEALTARESELLSLLAEGMTNRELGKALFISEATVKTHLGHIYAKLGVDNRSAAVSVALRRDGIR from the coding sequence GTGACCACCACCATTCGCGTGTTCCTCGTCGACGATCATCTGGTCGTGCGAGCCGGGCTGAGAGCGCTGCTGAACACTCAGCCGGACGTCGAAGTAGTAGGCGAAGCATCGTCCGGCGAGGAGGCGGCCACGGCGATACCGTCGGCCTCACCGGATCTGGTGATGATGGATCTGGACATGGGCACCGGCATGCACGGTGCAGAAGCGATCAAACGCCTGCGAAGCGACGGTGTCGATGTTCCCGTACTGGTTTTCACGACGTATGACACCGACGCCGACGTCGTGCGGGCCGTGGACGCCGGTGCCATCGGTTACCTACTCAAGGACTCGACTCCTGACGAGATCTTCGGCGCGGTGCGCGGCGCGGTAGCCGGGCGCAGCGTCCTCTCCCCCGCCGTGGCCTCTCGTCTCGTCCAGCAGATGCAGCGCCCGCAGGAAGCGCTCACCGCCCGTGAGTCCGAACTGCTCAGCCTGCTCGCCGAGGGGATGACCAACCGCGAGCTGGGTAAAGCGCTCTTCATCAGCGAAGCGACGGTGAAAACACACCTCGGGCACATCTACGCCAAACTCGGTGTCGATAACCGCTCTGCCGCAGTGTCCGTCGCACTACGTCGCGACGGAATACGCTGA
- a CDS encoding alpha/beta hydrolase, with translation MFGPTAASATPARSAPWGGYDELWVPSSMGNIKVQVQWAARGGNAALYLLDGLRAQNDRNAWSFETNALDQYRNDNITLVMPVGGESSFYTDWYAPSNFNAQPITYRWETFLTRELPDFLAGYGVSPTNNAIIGLSMGGSAALNLAGHHRDQFKFAGSLSGYINISGPGMREAIRVAMFDAGRYNVDSMWGPPWSSGWLRNDPFVNAESLRGLSMYISSSNGIPGPYDHPSAPIDYFHTATGMGLEALSWVHARAFEIRLKSLGIPATYSFPPAGIHSWPYWSAELWMARGQILDTMNAW, from the coding sequence ATGTTCGGTCCGACCGCCGCGAGTGCTACTCCGGCGCGCTCGGCGCCATGGGGTGGGTACGACGAGTTGTGGGTCCCGTCTTCGATGGGAAACATCAAGGTTCAGGTGCAGTGGGCCGCGCGCGGTGGCAACGCCGCGTTGTACCTGCTCGACGGTCTTCGCGCGCAAAACGACAGAAATGCTTGGAGTTTCGAAACGAACGCACTCGATCAATACCGCAATGACAACATCACGTTGGTGATGCCGGTCGGCGGTGAGTCGAGTTTCTACACGGATTGGTACGCGCCGTCCAATTTCAACGCTCAGCCGATAACGTACAGGTGGGAAACGTTCCTCACCCGCGAGCTTCCGGACTTCCTTGCAGGGTATGGCGTTTCACCAACCAACAATGCGATCATCGGGTTGTCGATGGGCGGCAGTGCCGCGTTGAACCTGGCGGGGCATCATCGGGATCAGTTCAAGTTCGCCGGCTCGCTGTCCGGCTACATCAATATCTCGGGTCCGGGTATGCGTGAAGCGATCCGCGTAGCCATGTTCGACGCCGGCCGGTACAACGTCGATTCGATGTGGGGCCCGCCGTGGTCATCCGGATGGCTTCGCAACGACCCGTTTGTCAACGCGGAATCGCTTCGCGGACTGTCGATGTACATTTCGTCGTCCAACGGCATCCCGGGACCGTACGATCATCCCTCTGCGCCGATCGATTACTTCCACACGGCGACGGGTATGGGGCTCGAGGCGCTCTCGTGGGTGCACGCGCGTGCATTCGAAATTCGCCTGAAATCCTTGGGAATCCCAGCGACGTACAGCTTTCCGCCCGCCGGAATTCACTCGTGGCCGTATTGGTCTGCTGAATTGTGGATGGCCAGAGGACAAATCCTCGACACCATGAACGCCTGGTGA
- a CDS encoding ABC1 kinase family protein has product MLDPTRPVGPYSSGVPATALEVRMPDLERFGLAQLWRSAIIAVVLSTSIMLALIVWPFRKRGRTWADAASDGMVDGFIALGPTFVKLGQLVASSSGLFPAPVANACLRCLDDVPSFPAEQARSVVQKDLGYSVDDLFAKFDDVPLAAASVAQVHACVLHDGREAVIKIQRPDIYARMLIDLRAAYWGANILEKFVEFLRIANATAIIRDLHNATMTELNSAVEADRQTTFRNNISAFGDNKGVTTPEVYWDYCGPRVICMERMRGVPLDRFVAGPDGIDEARMLIRRGVKVWLESVIVHGPFHGDVHAGNLWVLDDGRIAMLDFGIVGVLPETWRSILSDMFRATLIDGDFARVARGIRSLGYATDYEVDDDQLGMQVATALAPILGRDLGELKLSELIMALIQLGKQWGVASPEELVLFGKQLGYFERYATALAPGWVIGQDLYLFKNVFPEAVAEKVQELGITMPDE; this is encoded by the coding sequence GTGCTGGATCCAACGCGACCTGTCGGGCCGTACTCGTCAGGAGTGCCCGCCACTGCCCTCGAAGTCCGCATGCCGGACCTCGAACGCTTCGGCCTCGCCCAGTTGTGGCGTTCCGCGATCATCGCCGTCGTGTTGTCCACGTCGATCATGCTGGCACTGATCGTGTGGCCTTTCCGCAAGCGTGGACGCACCTGGGCGGACGCTGCTTCCGACGGGATGGTCGACGGCTTCATCGCGCTGGGGCCCACCTTCGTCAAGCTCGGCCAACTGGTCGCGTCGTCGTCCGGCCTGTTCCCGGCCCCCGTCGCCAATGCATGCCTACGCTGCCTCGACGATGTTCCGTCTTTCCCGGCCGAGCAGGCCAGAAGCGTCGTGCAGAAGGACCTCGGTTACTCCGTGGACGACCTGTTCGCGAAATTCGACGACGTACCTCTCGCGGCCGCATCGGTAGCGCAGGTACACGCGTGCGTTCTGCACGACGGCCGAGAGGCGGTCATCAAGATCCAGCGTCCGGACATCTATGCGCGGATGCTGATCGACCTGCGGGCGGCGTACTGGGGCGCGAACATCCTCGAGAAATTTGTCGAGTTCCTTCGAATTGCCAATGCCACCGCCATCATTCGCGATCTGCACAACGCCACGATGACGGAATTGAACAGCGCGGTCGAGGCCGACCGGCAAACCACTTTCCGGAACAACATCAGTGCGTTCGGCGACAACAAAGGAGTCACGACACCAGAGGTGTACTGGGACTACTGCGGCCCCCGAGTCATCTGTATGGAACGCATGCGAGGCGTTCCGCTCGATCGGTTCGTCGCCGGTCCGGACGGTATCGACGAAGCCCGCATGCTGATCCGACGCGGAGTGAAGGTCTGGCTCGAATCAGTCATCGTTCACGGTCCGTTTCACGGAGACGTACATGCCGGGAATCTGTGGGTCCTCGACGACGGCCGGATAGCGATGCTCGACTTCGGCATCGTCGGTGTCCTTCCCGAGACCTGGAGATCCATCCTTTCCGACATGTTCCGAGCGACCCTCATCGACGGTGATTTCGCCCGTGTCGCCCGCGGAATTCGATCCTTGGGATATGCAACCGACTACGAGGTCGACGACGATCAGCTCGGTATGCAGGTCGCAACGGCCCTCGCCCCGATTCTCGGCCGTGACCTGGGTGAACTCAAGCTCAGTGAATTGATCATGGCACTGATTCAGTTGGGCAAGCAGTGGGGCGTTGCGAGTCCCGAGGAATTGGTTCTTTTCGGTAAACAACTCGGATACTTCGAACGATATGCGACGGCTTTGGCCCCTGGTTGGGTGATCGGACAAGACCTTTATCTGTTCAAGAACGTTTTTCCAGAGGCAGTCGCCGAAAAGGTACAGGAACTCGGCATCACCATGCCTGACGAATAA
- a CDS encoding PucR family transcriptional regulator: MQPLSVALPQASTGPRSNGPSVGTTLGALMHSTDKSVIELLESPDGLDVEIRSIALVESSDIDGTDSRGAISDIYLPVGVPESTLTQWLRKFEGRPARRRPKLLLVKNAREATTLLTAARNIGIAVAAVHPQASSGHVYSLVQRLLTQSMYRSRAVSGAVAGGDSDLFALSETIAELTGGLVTIDDTALHVIAYSAAHEGEDELRQLSILGRERPIEYTEWIERRGVFEHLRRSDEVISLPSEPSIGAAHRLAVSITRPDLSAPTGSVAHQHNLGSIWVQRASEPLSDDAQAVLRGAAAVAARILMRTLDASSRENAQLQRLFGVRSGGVDMHSLAGSFGINTDGPSAVIGFATSLAPGSNLDRITNALRLRASAFRSDAVTTIIDNRIYVLFPQAEHEVAISDWAYDTVGVVEARAGISVRAAVAVPIARLHGVPEARREVDRVLDTTDDHETSKVTTLAASRTAVLLGEILDLVADHERLRDPRIDRLVSYDDKNASYMQFTLTAYLTAFGDVKKAASSLKVHPNTLRYRIRRAEQIMGISLDEPDTRLLTELQLAILGRTPDESERYETSDQ, translated from the coding sequence GTGCAGCCACTTTCTGTAGCCCTCCCGCAAGCGTCGACAGGTCCGAGGAGTAACGGGCCGAGTGTCGGCACCACCCTCGGCGCCCTCATGCATTCCACGGACAAGTCCGTGATCGAGCTTCTGGAAAGCCCGGACGGACTCGATGTCGAAATCCGTTCGATCGCCCTCGTCGAGTCCTCCGATATCGACGGCACCGACAGCCGTGGTGCGATCTCCGACATTTACCTTCCCGTGGGAGTTCCCGAATCGACGTTGACGCAGTGGTTGCGAAAGTTCGAAGGCAGGCCGGCGAGGCGTCGTCCGAAGCTCTTGCTCGTCAAGAATGCGCGCGAGGCGACGACGCTTCTCACCGCCGCACGCAACATCGGAATCGCAGTGGCCGCGGTACATCCGCAGGCTAGTTCCGGACACGTCTATTCACTCGTACAACGACTTCTGACACAGAGCATGTACCGTTCGCGGGCCGTCTCAGGAGCTGTGGCCGGTGGCGATTCGGATCTGTTCGCGCTCTCGGAGACGATCGCCGAATTGACCGGCGGACTCGTGACGATCGACGACACGGCACTCCATGTCATCGCATATTCAGCTGCTCACGAAGGTGAAGACGAACTCCGTCAGCTCTCCATACTGGGCCGGGAGCGGCCGATCGAATACACCGAATGGATAGAGCGCAGAGGCGTGTTCGAGCATCTCAGGCGATCGGACGAGGTCATCAGTCTGCCCTCCGAGCCGAGCATCGGAGCCGCGCACAGGTTGGCTGTGAGCATCACCCGCCCGGACCTGTCAGCGCCGACGGGTTCTGTTGCACACCAACACAATCTCGGCAGCATCTGGGTGCAGCGCGCCTCTGAACCTCTTTCCGACGACGCCCAAGCGGTATTGCGGGGTGCAGCGGCAGTCGCCGCACGCATTCTCATGCGAACCTTGGACGCCTCCAGCCGCGAGAATGCCCAATTGCAAAGGCTGTTCGGCGTTCGCTCCGGCGGAGTCGACATGCACTCGCTGGCCGGCTCCTTCGGCATCAACACCGACGGACCGTCTGCGGTCATCGGATTTGCGACATCACTCGCGCCCGGATCGAATCTCGATCGAATCACCAACGCCTTGCGCCTGCGCGCCAGCGCATTCCGCAGCGACGCGGTCACAACGATCATCGACAACCGGATCTACGTGCTGTTTCCTCAGGCCGAACACGAGGTCGCGATCAGCGACTGGGCTTACGACACCGTGGGAGTAGTCGAGGCCCGTGCGGGCATCAGCGTGCGCGCCGCCGTCGCGGTCCCGATCGCGCGATTGCACGGCGTACCCGAGGCGCGTCGAGAAGTGGACCGCGTGCTCGATACCACCGATGATCACGAAACCTCGAAGGTCACCACACTCGCGGCGTCACGCACCGCGGTGTTGCTGGGCGAGATACTCGACCTCGTTGCTGATCACGAGCGATTGCGGGACCCTCGTATCGACAGACTCGTCTCCTACGACGACAAGAACGCCTCTTACATGCAGTTCACGCTCACGGCCTACCTGACAGCTTTCGGGGATGTGAAGAAGGCCGCCTCGTCTCTGAAAGTACATCCGAACACGCTGCGCTACCGCATTCGGCGCGCTGAACAGATCATGGGCATTTCGTTGGACGAGCCGGATACGCGACTGCTCACCGAACTGCAACTCGCCATCTTGGGACGCACCCCGGACGAGTCTGAAAGATACGAAACGTCCGATCAGTGA